One genomic region from Sphingobacterium multivorum encodes:
- a CDS encoding leucine-rich repeat domain-containing protein, whose amino-acid sequence MKKYIIVFSLSILTLTVSAQKKKKKQGPPPVVKPIPEPPKVIEQAGTSESMPVMISMPMRAVDQVRIKKTDGQELNLEKIEKLVNTDLSQVQTMSLNSSIPGKKLSSEILQKIMDEGSQLESLEISSLDIDTFPEIKTTHPKLKKITLSKNELSVLPASISNLTALEEFDCNNPLTSLPASFAQLKNLKQLGLNGNVFSTFPEEIFSLDKLSFLYLSGKYKGETKLTDLPDQFDRLPELKELGVEHAGLSTLPKSIAALKKLEKANFSFNQFTNFPAALYNNPKLVFVPFTNNPLQWEPFLASVKKIKWSGLFFLNDTGLSKKQYEQVQQILSKTDVYYDEMND is encoded by the coding sequence ATGAAAAAATATATTATTGTATTCAGTTTATCCATACTTACGTTAACCGTTTCGGCGCAGAAGAAAAAGAAGAAACAGGGTCCACCACCAGTGGTGAAGCCTATCCCCGAGCCACCAAAAGTGATCGAACAGGCAGGTACTTCGGAAAGCATGCCTGTTATGATATCCATGCCCATGCGGGCGGTCGATCAGGTGCGCATCAAAAAGACAGATGGGCAAGAACTCAATCTGGAGAAAATCGAAAAGCTGGTCAATACAGATCTGTCCCAGGTACAAACCATGTCCCTAAACTCTTCCATACCTGGAAAGAAGCTCAGCAGCGAGATACTGCAAAAGATTATGGACGAGGGCAGTCAACTGGAGTCACTGGAAATCAGCAGCCTGGACATCGACACATTTCCTGAGATAAAGACCACTCATCCGAAGCTAAAAAAGATCACTTTAAGTAAAAATGAGCTCAGTGTACTTCCCGCAAGTATTTCCAATCTGACAGCGCTGGAAGAGTTCGACTGCAATAATCCCTTGACAAGCTTGCCAGCATCCTTTGCACAACTCAAAAACTTAAAACAGCTTGGGCTTAACGGGAATGTGTTCAGCACTTTTCCTGAGGAAATTTTTAGTTTGGACAAACTATCCTTCCTTTACCTTTCGGGCAAATATAAGGGCGAAACCAAACTGACGGATCTGCCTGATCAATTTGATCGTTTACCGGAGCTGAAGGAACTCGGGGTAGAGCATGCCGGGCTATCGACGCTGCCGAAATCTATTGCTGCATTAAAAAAACTGGAAAAGGCCAATTTTTCGTTCAATCAATTTACAAACTTCCCAGCGGCATTGTACAATAATCCCAAACTGGTTTTTGTACCGTTTACGAATAATCCCCTGCAATGGGAACCATTTTTGGCTTCCGTCAAAAAAATAAAATGGAGCGGTCTCTTCTTTTTGAACGATACAGGGCTTAGCAAAAAACAGTACGAGCAGGTACAGCAGATCCTCAGCAAGACAGACGTCTATTATGATGAGATGAATGATTAA
- a CDS encoding alpha-L-fucosidase — protein MHKLILRNAVPLLVVLLALVGLNLQAQPAPWFTDGKFGLFLHWGLYSQTAGDWDGHPTKGGEHFMLYERIPVKTYAKIADQFNPTGFDADRWAQMAHDAGMKYLVITAKHHDGFAMYNSAASDYNIVKRTPWAKDPMKELAVACKKYGLKLCFYYSLGRDWENPDVPTNWPVKAGRSNTWDYPDEDAKDLNKYVENKVKPQLRELLTQYGPIGIIWFDTPELITKKQSQEIKDLIHSIQPDCIINSRIGNGLGDYAVVEQSLVSTARKNWEACITMSENWGYNRHDTKWKSPELLVRNLIEVVSKDGNLLLNVGPKGDGTWPVESQENLHAIGSWMKTNGEAIYGTTVWDGAKQTAQTLQADNKVAEKEKASMKDAVNDATSKEIVSDYRFTQKGKSVYLFVRSPSTATIDIPELSKSVLDIKSLTLLGSSSKVKWIQNIDTLRLYLPTAKDQGIPIYVYKIEAK, from the coding sequence ATGCATAAATTAATTTTAAGGAACGCAGTGCCATTGCTTGTTGTGCTATTAGCGTTGGTCGGGTTGAACCTGCAGGCGCAGCCCGCTCCCTGGTTTACCGACGGGAAATTCGGTCTGTTTCTACACTGGGGGCTCTATTCCCAGACTGCGGGCGACTGGGACGGCCATCCCACCAAAGGTGGTGAGCATTTTATGCTCTACGAACGCATACCCGTCAAGACCTATGCAAAGATTGCCGATCAGTTTAACCCAACAGGCTTTGATGCCGACCGCTGGGCTCAGATGGCCCACGATGCCGGCATGAAATACCTGGTGATCACGGCCAAGCACCACGATGGGTTTGCGATGTACAATTCGGCCGCAAGCGACTATAACATCGTCAAGCGCACCCCTTGGGCAAAAGATCCAATGAAGGAGCTTGCGGTGGCCTGCAAGAAATATGGTCTCAAGCTCTGTTTCTATTATTCCCTTGGCCGCGACTGGGAAAACCCCGATGTGCCTACCAACTGGCCTGTCAAAGCCGGGCGCAGCAATACCTGGGACTATCCCGATGAAGATGCCAAAGACCTCAACAAATACGTTGAAAATAAGGTCAAACCGCAGCTGCGCGAATTGCTGACACAGTATGGTCCTATCGGTATTATTTGGTTTGATACACCTGAGCTGATCACCAAAAAACAAAGTCAGGAAATCAAAGATCTGATCCATTCCATTCAGCCAGACTGTATTATCAACAGCCGGATAGGTAATGGACTTGGCGATTATGCCGTTGTTGAGCAGTCGCTGGTTTCTACTGCCCGGAAGAACTGGGAAGCCTGCATCACGATGAGTGAAAACTGGGGTTACAATAGGCATGACACCAAATGGAAAAGTCCGGAGCTGCTGGTCCGCAACCTAATTGAGGTGGTAAGCAAGGACGGCAATCTGTTGCTCAATGTGGGCCCCAAAGGCGATGGTACCTGGCCAGTTGAAAGTCAGGAAAACCTACATGCTATCGGAAGCTGGATGAAGACCAACGGCGAAGCGATTTACGGCACCACGGTCTGGGATGGCGCCAAACAAACCGCGCAAACCCTACAGGCCGACAACAAGGTAGCCGAAAAGGAGAAAGCGAGCATGAAAGATGCCGTGAATGATGCAACGTCAAAAGAAATCGTATCAGACTATCGCTTTACGCAGAAAGGGAAAAGTGTTTATCTTTTTGTGCGTAGTCCGTCGACGGCTACAATAGACATCCCTGAGCTTTCAAAAAGTGTTCTCGACATCAAAAGTTTAACGCTTCTCGGCAGTTCCTCGAAGGTGAAATGGATCCAAAATATAGATACCCTGCGGCTGTATTTACCTACTGCCAAGGATCAAGGAATCCCGATTTACGTATACAAGATCGAAGCGAAATAA
- a CDS encoding Ig-like domain-containing protein has protein sequence MGLNACKKDLGPIKDNLTVREAVLSGGFMQIPVKIGTPLQINLAVNPGNRSVTQATYTNKHPEIATYSSTGLVTGLTVGKDTVTIRSGELNVWYIVNVTK, from the coding sequence ATGGGGTTGAACGCATGCAAAAAGGATCTGGGGCCCATTAAAGATAATTTGACTGTTCGCGAAGCTGTACTTTCTGGAGGGTTCATGCAGATTCCTGTTAAAATCGGAACGCCGCTTCAGATTAATCTGGCGGTCAATCCGGGAAACCGCAGCGTCACACAGGCGACCTATACCAACAAACATCCAGAAATTGCAACGTATAGCAGTACAGGCTTGGTTACCGGCTTAACCGTCGGCAAAGATACCGTCACCATACGATCCGGCGAACTCAATGTCTGGTATATAGTCAATGTAACTAAGTAA
- a CDS encoding RagB/SusD family nutrient uptake outer membrane protein, whose translation MKKNIFKLIVLAAASSLVLLQSCNDKFLQLSPETELSNDNSLHTETELTLYLNNLYNRYILGHGSGWADAKVNPNVVGGSHLLASDFMTDNMVRYGNISSIMDNTFIPPNAGGSVDWTWENLRSVNYFIKNYRNALPAVNNDAMRLNKYIGEAYFFKSMDYYRKLMLFGDVPWLSSDLNINSEELYKPRDKRTVVADSLMKTIDLAVAGLEGITGRPDGRINQDMALFLKARIGLFEGSFRTYHNELSLQGTAKPFLEAAVDACEKIIASGRYQLYATGETPYWKLFTFKKDPNSDGNKEAILARVYDGTVVGHATQRYWDQNNSISGGRPAGGATRGLIDEYLCIDGKPIYTAGSAGNYSANPLFKGYDGLWSELENRDPRLKQTINYPGENRSLFNRTDGTTSLEKNGITYPRLSYNVSGGTTVTGYLPIKHWMGDRTENEATTNGQQTAIEFRYGEVLLMLAEAKAILGTLTQNDLDRTINLLRQRAGFDFAKYPSSKLELGNLPADPRLDEIYAAKLDYAVSPIIREIRRERRIEMVLEDRRYEDLMRWKAGNLMTVPLRGMKFTAEKGKLYDGTHTAKPIIALKEEVNKDIFLDNSGFIIAYPRSANITNGVALWADYRYYWPLPLYDLTLDGNQLVQNPGWLGAK comes from the coding sequence ATGAAAAAAAATATATTCAAATTAATCGTCCTTGCTGCAGCATCGTCCCTGGTGCTGCTACAGTCCTGTAACGATAAATTTTTACAGCTAAGTCCCGAAACTGAACTATCGAACGACAACTCCTTACATACCGAAACAGAGCTGACATTATACCTCAATAATCTCTATAACCGCTATATTCTAGGGCATGGTTCTGGCTGGGCTGATGCTAAAGTCAACCCCAATGTGGTTGGCGGTAGCCATTTGTTGGCTTCCGACTTTATGACTGACAATATGGTCCGTTACGGCAACATCAGCAGTATAATGGACAACACCTTTATTCCGCCCAATGCAGGTGGTTCAGTGGACTGGACATGGGAAAACCTGCGCTCCGTCAATTATTTCATCAAAAACTACCGCAATGCATTGCCGGCGGTGAATAATGATGCCATGCGATTGAACAAATATATCGGTGAAGCCTATTTCTTTAAGTCGATGGATTATTACCGCAAATTAATGCTGTTTGGCGATGTGCCCTGGCTTTCGAGCGACCTCAACATCAACAGCGAGGAATTATACAAACCACGCGATAAACGAACGGTGGTTGCCGACTCGTTAATGAAGACCATCGATCTGGCTGTTGCTGGTCTAGAAGGCATTACTGGCCGTCCAGACGGCCGTATCAATCAGGATATGGCGCTATTTTTAAAAGCACGAATAGGCCTGTTCGAAGGTTCCTTCCGCACCTATCACAACGAGTTATCCTTACAAGGCACTGCGAAGCCCTTTTTAGAAGCAGCTGTGGATGCCTGTGAAAAAATCATTGCCTCCGGAAGATACCAGTTGTATGCTACGGGTGAAACACCATACTGGAAACTATTTACCTTTAAAAAAGATCCAAATTCCGATGGCAATAAAGAGGCTATCCTGGCACGCGTTTATGATGGTACGGTCGTAGGTCATGCCACTCAGCGCTATTGGGATCAAAACAACAGTATTTCTGGCGGACGACCAGCTGGCGGTGCAACACGAGGCCTAATCGATGAATATCTGTGTATTGACGGTAAACCGATCTATACAGCAGGATCCGCAGGAAACTATTCGGCCAATCCACTTTTCAAGGGCTACGATGGACTATGGTCCGAGCTGGAAAACCGCGACCCACGGTTGAAACAGACCATTAATTATCCCGGTGAAAATCGCTCCTTGTTTAATCGAACAGATGGGACGACCAGCCTCGAAAAAAATGGCATCACCTATCCTCGGCTATCTTACAATGTCAGTGGTGGTACCACCGTAACTGGTTACTTACCTATTAAGCACTGGATGGGTGACCGTACCGAGAATGAAGCCACGACAAACGGACAACAAACGGCTATTGAATTCCGATATGGAGAGGTATTGCTGATGTTAGCAGAAGCAAAAGCCATTTTAGGCACGCTGACACAGAATGACCTGGATCGGACGATCAATCTGTTACGCCAACGTGCAGGATTTGACTTTGCGAAATACCCGAGCAGCAAGCTCGAGCTTGGCAACCTCCCTGCCGATCCTAGGCTTGATGAGATCTATGCTGCAAAACTTGATTATGCCGTTAGCCCCATCATCCGTGAAATCAGACGCGAACGCCGTATTGAAATGGTGTTGGAAGACCGTCGTTACGAAGATTTGATGCGCTGGAAAGCGGGCAACCTGATGACAGTGCCCTTACGCGGCATGAAATTTACAGCTGAAAAAGGAAAATTGTACGATGGGACACATACCGCCAAACCTATTATCGCCCTAAAAGAAGAAGTCAATAAAGACATCTTTTTGGATAATAGCGGATTTATCATCGCTTATCCGCGGAGTGCCAACATTACCAATGGTGTCGCCTTATGGGCAGACTACCGCTACTATTGGCCATTACCCTTATATGATCTCACGTTGGACGGTAATCAGCTGGTTCAGAATCCAGGATGGCTGGGCGCAAAATAA
- a CDS encoding TonB-dependent receptor, giving the protein MNYFIKCKDYLFGNRMDEPSFAPLLSKKVKATLFLGLLFTYGVYGKTEAQQVTLHINKGNLKSVFTEIKKQTGYHFFYDESLFNDLKQVNVNVDNQKLESVLKELSNELPLQFELHKNHIIVLPGTPKAPLQPKLQQYTVKGQLVSKKDGKPIENATVSINGSNSRTSSDSKGNFSLQTVQAEGTLSISHLSFKPQTLRFNSGTAGALTITLEENDSALEEVVVVGFGTQKKVNLTGAISHVGKEAFENRPVANIGQALQGLVPNLNITFGNGSPNSTPGFNLRGGTSMSYNSNTGVFESVNGDPLVIIDGVESSTGALNQLNPNDIMDMSFVKDASAAAIYGTKAAYGVILVRTKRGEFNQKGKIAYNFDSNFDTPSGLPDILNAYEIQKSGMDRTLWTNGKPGTADEKKLEMIQKYMDNPTPENAWYQEGNSIIWVANVNPFEEAVKKWTPMQKHTLNLSGGAESINYYISGGLQNQSGMYKINTDKLKRYNALMNINAKVNSWFSVFGKIGFDQTNFNSPYIVGGKGSIWSAMMGETNKNINMPIQTGPNDPLPNTYTDNILAWLSYGANNQSMDRRVSLLISPEFTLIPNALKLKADLSYQPQSYSLSRYSPKFNQVVDSWQYTSQQAEAAENRAYFDNNNTNKYLVNIYADYKKTWAETHNFSTVVGYNQEQTKFNQITNTFRKLISPDIQNPDAAEDPSLHTVSRNAYTLAGRAVFGRVNYNFAEKYFFESNLRYDGSAKFTEKDRFVTFPSFSAGWRISQEDFMAGTKNWLNELKLRGSWGKLGNQPSSIYPYQATMNTGKAPYLINGQQIVYIDPPGLVSPYLTFEKARTWNVGFDGTFLKNRLDVTFEYYNRKTTDILTDGSASFPTTLGTAAPLENSGILETKGFELSFLWKQSINPDLRYRVGLNLSDYLTKVQHYAANTSMMITNSSGREVMYDGKTIGEIWGYRTGGILQESDFAGRNQSNGNWIYNGAYQGTLYPGYIWYQDLGGPEGIPDGKIDAGLNTLANPGDRVVIGNSTPRYRFGITGNVQYKHFDLDFLFQGVLKRDIWAGLSSYWGGGAGSKWMYERSWTPDRTDAEFPMYGSSVNVQDRYLINGAYLRLKQAVLGYTLPQEMTKRIGIERLRFTLAGYNLFEITKIPTIFDVDQISADYPQKRSIAFGAQIVF; this is encoded by the coding sequence ATGAATTACTTTATCAAATGTAAAGATTACCTATTCGGGAACCGAATGGACGAGCCCAGCTTTGCCCCACTCCTTTCAAAAAAGGTGAAAGCAACCTTGTTTCTAGGTTTACTATTTACCTATGGTGTCTATGGTAAAACCGAAGCCCAGCAGGTCACCTTACATATCAATAAGGGCAACTTAAAATCGGTCTTTACTGAAATTAAAAAACAGACCGGCTATCATTTCTTTTATGATGAGAGCCTCTTTAATGATCTCAAGCAGGTGAATGTCAACGTTGACAACCAAAAGTTGGAAAGCGTACTCAAAGAACTTTCAAACGAACTGCCCCTGCAGTTTGAACTGCATAAAAATCATATCATCGTCTTGCCGGGCACTCCGAAAGCCCCCCTGCAGCCCAAGCTACAACAGTATACGGTAAAAGGGCAATTGGTCTCCAAAAAAGACGGTAAACCCATCGAAAACGCAACGGTTAGCATCAACGGCAGCAACAGTCGAACCTCTTCCGATAGCAAAGGAAACTTTTCACTACAAACAGTCCAAGCCGAGGGTACGCTGAGCATTTCGCACCTTTCTTTTAAACCACAGACCTTGAGGTTTAACAGTGGGACAGCTGGTGCTTTGACAATAACCTTAGAAGAGAACGACAGTGCATTGGAGGAAGTTGTTGTTGTCGGATTCGGTACACAAAAGAAAGTCAATTTAACAGGAGCCATTTCACATGTTGGCAAAGAGGCCTTTGAGAATCGGCCGGTTGCCAATATCGGACAGGCCTTGCAAGGCCTGGTGCCCAATCTGAATATCACCTTCGGAAATGGTTCGCCAAACAGTACTCCGGGTTTTAACCTACGGGGTGGTACATCCATGAGTTACAATAGCAATACAGGTGTATTCGAATCCGTCAATGGTGATCCTTTGGTGATCATAGATGGAGTAGAAAGCTCTACCGGTGCCCTGAACCAGCTCAACCCGAATGACATCATGGATATGTCTTTTGTCAAAGATGCCTCCGCGGCAGCCATCTATGGTACAAAAGCAGCTTATGGTGTCATCTTGGTCCGTACTAAACGTGGTGAATTCAATCAAAAAGGCAAGATCGCCTATAACTTCGATTCCAACTTTGATACGCCATCTGGCCTGCCTGACATTTTAAACGCCTATGAGATTCAAAAATCGGGCATGGACCGGACTTTGTGGACAAATGGTAAACCTGGCACCGCAGATGAAAAAAAACTGGAGATGATCCAAAAATATATGGACAATCCCACACCCGAAAATGCCTGGTATCAGGAAGGAAACAGCATTATTTGGGTGGCTAACGTTAACCCATTTGAGGAAGCCGTCAAAAAATGGACGCCGATGCAAAAACATACGCTGAACTTGAGCGGTGGTGCCGAGTCTATTAATTACTATATCTCCGGTGGATTACAAAACCAATCGGGCATGTACAAGATCAACACCGATAAGTTGAAACGCTACAATGCGTTGATGAACATTAATGCCAAAGTAAATAGCTGGTTCAGCGTTTTTGGCAAAATAGGTTTTGACCAGACAAATTTCAATAGTCCATATATCGTCGGCGGTAAGGGAAGCATCTGGTCCGCCATGATGGGTGAGACAAACAAAAACATCAATATGCCTATCCAAACGGGGCCAAATGACCCATTGCCCAATACCTATACCGACAACATCCTTGCTTGGTTAAGTTATGGTGCAAACAACCAGTCGATGGATAGAAGAGTATCCTTGTTGATCTCCCCCGAATTCACCTTGATTCCGAATGCACTGAAATTAAAGGCCGACCTAAGTTATCAGCCCCAGTCTTATAGCTTGAGCCGATACAGCCCCAAATTCAACCAGGTCGTGGATTCTTGGCAATATACATCGCAGCAAGCCGAGGCGGCAGAAAACCGGGCCTATTTTGACAATAATAACACCAATAAATACCTGGTCAACATCTATGCAGATTATAAGAAGACCTGGGCCGAGACACACAATTTCTCCACCGTAGTGGGTTACAATCAGGAACAGACAAAATTTAATCAGATTACCAATACATTCCGCAAACTGATCTCGCCCGATATACAGAACCCGGATGCAGCTGAGGATCCTTCTTTACATACGGTATCCAGAAATGCATACACCCTGGCTGGACGTGCCGTATTTGGCCGTGTGAACTACAACTTTGCTGAGAAGTATTTCTTTGAGAGTAACCTACGTTATGATGGAAGTGCCAAATTTACGGAGAAAGACCGATTTGTCACCTTCCCATCCTTCTCTGCCGGCTGGCGCATATCGCAGGAGGATTTTATGGCCGGAACGAAGAACTGGCTCAACGAACTTAAACTGCGCGGAAGCTGGGGGAAATTAGGAAATCAGCCCTCATCCATCTATCCCTATCAGGCAACAATGAATACCGGCAAGGCTCCTTACTTAATCAACGGGCAGCAAATAGTCTATATTGACCCTCCAGGACTCGTTTCCCCATACCTCACATTTGAGAAAGCCAGAACCTGGAACGTCGGATTTGATGGAACATTTCTCAAAAACAGGCTCGATGTAACATTTGAATATTACAACAGAAAGACCACCGACATCCTTACCGATGGCAGTGCCTCATTTCCGACGACATTGGGAACAGCCGCACCGCTGGAAAACTCGGGCATTCTGGAAACAAAAGGATTCGAACTTTCTTTCCTCTGGAAACAGAGCATCAATCCCGATCTACGGTACCGTGTAGGCCTAAATCTATCCGACTATCTCACCAAAGTACAGCATTATGCCGCGAATACCAGCATGATGATTACCAATTCTTCGGGCCGGGAAGTCATGTATGATGGCAAAACAATTGGCGAAATATGGGGCTACCGCACGGGGGGCATCCTCCAAGAAAGTGATTTTGCCGGACGAAACCAAAGCAATGGCAACTGGATCTACAACGGAGCCTACCAGGGCACACTATATCCAGGTTATATCTGGTACCAGGACCTTGGCGGGCCGGAGGGAATTCCTGATGGAAAGATAGATGCCGGACTGAACACCTTGGCAAATCCAGGCGACCGTGTCGTTATTGGAAATTCTACACCACGTTATCGATTTGGTATCACTGGAAATGTCCAATATAAACATTTCGATCTCGACTTTTTGTTCCAAGGTGTACTGAAACGTGATATCTGGGCCGGATTATCTTCTTACTGGGGCGGTGGCGCAGGTTCAAAATGGATGTACGAAAGATCCTGGACACCAGATCGTACAGATGCCGAGTTTCCGATGTATGGTTCTTCGGTCAATGTACAGGACAGATACCTGATCAATGGGGCCTACCTAAGACTCAAACAGGCCGTATTGGGCTATACCCTACCGCAAGAGATGACCAAACGAATTGGTATCGAGCGGTTACGTTTCACTTTGGCCGGTTATAACCTCTTTGAAATCACAAAAATACCAACAATTTTTGATGTCGATCAGATATCTGCCGACTATCCACAAAAAAGATCCATTGCTTTTGGAGCTCAAATTGTCTTTTAA
- a CDS encoding FecR family protein, protein MMKDDQYVLVDFLVKQFSGTLSEIDKQALQQIFDEDPSLRHQWERYTSQGISSSDVQLWNKLDLDQARANILARQSSSPTPRYAVRNMPKIGIYIGLAASLLIFIGITFFLRMASQDRQLVPDQVYHYKNDVLPGGQKATLTLSDGRIVALSEKQSTVKEKNGEELHISDGQLRYRPSSDQPELADLKNTLKVPESGFYRMVLPDGTKVWINSASELSYPLAFGKSTRRVELHGEAYFEVAHEKDRPFIVSTIHGDIKVLGTAFNLTAYSNTASNVTLVNGSIQLTDKNQHSRQVVPGQKVEFDGSNMRVTKANIEKETAWQHGYFYFEHDRIQDIMEQLSRWYDLKVIYQGEITKKRFGGSMSRSVSLAEALELIKRGAGLEFEIDRKTVLVKSRN, encoded by the coding sequence ATGATGAAGGACGACCAATATGTACTTGTCGATTTCTTAGTAAAACAGTTCAGCGGGACGCTGAGCGAGATCGATAAGCAAGCCCTACAACAGATCTTTGATGAGGATCCAAGTTTGCGTCATCAGTGGGAGCGATATACCAGTCAGGGTATCAGTTCTAGCGATGTACAGCTCTGGAATAAACTGGATTTGGATCAGGCGCGGGCCAATATCCTGGCCAGACAATCCAGTAGCCCTACCCCAAGATACGCTGTCCGGAATATGCCGAAAATCGGTATTTATATAGGTTTAGCCGCCAGCCTTCTTATTTTTATTGGCATAACCTTCTTTCTTCGAATGGCAAGCCAAGACAGGCAACTTGTGCCCGATCAAGTATACCATTATAAAAATGACGTTTTACCCGGTGGACAAAAGGCCACACTCACCCTGTCCGACGGTAGAATTGTCGCTCTCTCGGAAAAACAATCAACCGTTAAGGAAAAGAACGGCGAGGAGCTTCACATCAGCGATGGACAGCTGCGCTATCGTCCAAGTAGTGACCAGCCCGAACTTGCCGATCTAAAAAACACATTGAAAGTACCTGAATCGGGATTCTATCGTATGGTATTACCCGATGGAACTAAAGTATGGATCAATTCGGCTTCTGAGCTGAGCTATCCCTTAGCTTTTGGTAAATCGACGCGCCGGGTAGAATTGCATGGCGAGGCCTATTTTGAAGTGGCTCACGAAAAAGATAGACCTTTCATCGTCAGCACCATACATGGCGATATTAAAGTACTGGGAACCGCCTTTAATTTGACAGCCTACAGCAATACAGCATCCAATGTCACATTGGTTAATGGCAGCATCCAACTGACCGATAAAAATCAGCACAGCAGACAGGTTGTACCAGGACAGAAAGTTGAATTCGATGGCAGCAACATGCGCGTCACCAAGGCAAATATTGAAAAGGAAACCGCCTGGCAACATGGCTATTTTTATTTCGAACATGACCGGATTCAGGATATCATGGAACAGCTGTCACGCTGGTATGATCTTAAAGTCATCTATCAAGGAGAAATCACCAAGAAAAGATTTGGCGGTAGCATGAGCCGTAGTGTAAGTCTGGCCGAAGCACTGGAATTGATAAAACGCGGGGCCGGCCTTGAATTTGAAATCGACAGAAAAACCGTCCTAGTAAAAAGTAGGAACTAA
- a CDS encoding RNA polymerase sigma-70 factor, with protein MQIALPYNIESLFQQYYRQLCLFANHILRDEAKAEDVVQSFFAGLCEGRNTLPEEENARKSYLFIAVRNNCLKQIRSEKTKNKYADQLDKNMIEEQTIMDAMIQAEVINQLMAAINKLPQGCRQVLQLAVFEKLTNDEIANNLSISINTVKSQKKRAIQLLRTRLDARLLMLLLILLTE; from the coding sequence TTGCAGATAGCTTTACCTTACAATATCGAATCTCTTTTTCAGCAATATTACCGACAGCTTTGTCTTTTTGCAAACCATATTCTTCGCGATGAAGCCAAAGCCGAGGATGTTGTGCAGAGTTTTTTTGCCGGGCTTTGCGAAGGGCGCAATACCTTGCCCGAAGAGGAGAATGCTCGTAAAAGCTATCTCTTCATTGCCGTCCGTAACAATTGTCTCAAGCAGATCCGCAGCGAAAAAACAAAGAATAAATATGCCGACCAGCTCGACAAGAACATGATCGAAGAGCAGACCATCATGGATGCCATGATACAGGCCGAAGTCATCAACCAACTGATGGCGGCCATCAATAAGCTCCCCCAAGGATGCAGGCAGGTATTGCAGCTCGCTGTTTTCGAAAAACTTACCAACGATGAAATTGCCAACAATCTGTCCATTTCCATCAATACCGTAAAAAGCCAAAAAAAAAGAGCCATCCAGCTTCTCCGAACACGCTTGGATGCACGTCTGTTGATGCTTCTGTTAATTTTACTTACTGAATAA
- a CDS encoding DoxX family protein: protein MDKSPMQHIARVGLGAFLVVAGIGHLTFARREFQAQVPDWVPISKDDTVVYSGFAEIALGAALILAPAKQRSKVGKIAAAFFTAVFPGNIAQYKDRRDGFGLDSDGKRLARLFFQPLLVAWALKSTEKG, encoded by the coding sequence ATGGATAAATCGCCTATGCAACATATTGCACGAGTGGGCTTAGGAGCCTTTTTGGTCGTCGCGGGTATTGGCCATTTGACTTTTGCCCGAAGGGAATTTCAGGCACAGGTGCCAGATTGGGTTCCCATCTCTAAAGATGATACCGTTGTGTATTCGGGCTTTGCTGAAATCGCCTTGGGTGCTGCACTGATTTTGGCGCCGGCCAAGCAGCGTTCCAAGGTTGGAAAAATCGCTGCAGCATTTTTTACGGCTGTGTTTCCAGGAAATATTGCACAATACAAAGACCGCCGCGATGGCTTTGGATTGGATAGCGACGGAAAACGGCTTGCGCGCTTGTTCTTCCAGCCGTTGCTGGTAGCATGGGCATTGAAAAGCACCGAAAAAGGATAA